A part of Jiangella alba genomic DNA contains:
- a CDS encoding F0F1 ATP synthase subunit B, with the protein MAPIAVVAAEDGPDPLMPHMSELIVGLVAFALLFFFLRAKVYPIFEKTYADRAAAIQGGAAKAEEAQAEAQRLLEEYRAQLADARGEAARIREDAKQQGAAIVAQAREDAETEAKRVAARAEAQLQAEREQVLRELRGEVGTLATTLAGKVVGESLQDDDRSRRVVERFLADLETAQASDAATPAAGDA; encoded by the coding sequence ATGGCACCGATCGCGGTGGTGGCGGCGGAGGACGGTCCCGACCCGTTGATGCCGCACATGTCCGAGCTGATCGTCGGTCTGGTCGCCTTCGCGCTGCTGTTCTTCTTCCTTCGTGCGAAGGTCTACCCGATCTTCGAGAAGACCTACGCCGACCGCGCCGCCGCCATCCAGGGCGGTGCGGCGAAGGCCGAGGAGGCGCAGGCCGAGGCCCAGCGCCTGCTCGAGGAGTACCGCGCCCAGCTGGCCGACGCCCGCGGTGAGGCGGCTCGCATCCGCGAGGACGCCAAGCAGCAGGGGGCGGCCATCGTGGCGCAGGCACGCGAGGACGCCGAGACCGAGGCCAAGCGGGTCGCCGCGCGGGCCGAGGCGCAGCTGCAGGCCGAGCGCGAGCAGGTGCTGCGCGAACTGCGCGGCGAGGTCGGCACGCTGGCGACGACGCTGGCCGGCAAGGTGGTCGGCGAGTCGCTGCAGGACGACGACCGCTCCCGCCGGGTCGTCGAGCGCTTCCTCGCCGACCTCGAGACCGCTCAGGCCTCCGACGCGGCCACGCCGGCCGCAGGGGACGCGTGA